A region of Caldicoprobacter guelmensis DNA encodes the following proteins:
- a CDS encoding YIP1 family protein: protein MFRKVICVLAMMLFITFNIDIVSASDSTQSTSYTYTYSINGKLEIAQDAYLPTMLYLDLGLKEPQDLYIYENKMYIADKGNKRIVVVNLDTSEIEVIGEGILEEPVGVSVDRDERIYVADFKKSVVYRFSKDGALEFTFERPKTPNFGKSESFKPKKVAHADDGGVYIVSEGTTAGIIHLSGNGDFLGYFASNEVYVSILQKLQDIFLTEAQKRVFLRRTPPAFGNIFRGYDGLVYTVNKGSGVNVKKHSINGLNMLKRTKTSIKLEDPADLYVCEDGRIYVLQGNGLITELTNEGNLICTFGGNSEKTDRVGLFEVPRGIAVDKNDNVYVLDEQKGLIQVFTPTPIQLNIHKAIDKYNNGLYSESKKLWEEVLRFNNTSFLAHLYMGRIYMQEMNYREALEHFKIAGVKDEYSAAFWEIRYIWLQEHLGKVLVVFLCLFIVGNVIKAVNKKRNLVRLVKTWKERALRHKLIFDIVNLKYALYHPIDNAYDVKVGKRGSILAATIIYTMLFILLVLRQTASGYIFSVDVKEYSVINTLIAYVLTIGLFIVCNYLVGLIHDGNGTLRSLYIGTAYSFAPAIMLMPFVILLSNVATINESFFISGVTDIIICWCAVNIFLMIAEMHEYEFSKAISNVLVTLFCMAVVILAASMFYLFLRQVWNFVVELVMEVLIRAKTY, encoded by the coding sequence TTTATATATTTACGAAAATAAGATGTATATAGCGGATAAAGGCAACAAGAGGATAGTTGTTGTTAATTTGGATACGTCGGAGATAGAAGTTATAGGAGAGGGAATTTTGGAAGAACCTGTTGGTGTGTCTGTGGACAGGGATGAAAGGATATATGTAGCCGATTTTAAAAAGTCAGTGGTGTATAGGTTCAGTAAAGATGGGGCCCTTGAATTTACTTTTGAAAGGCCTAAAACCCCTAATTTTGGTAAAAGTGAGAGTTTTAAACCTAAAAAGGTAGCTCATGCAGACGATGGAGGAGTCTATATAGTCAGTGAGGGTACGACAGCGGGTATTATTCATTTGAGCGGGAATGGCGACTTTTTAGGGTATTTTGCTTCAAACGAGGTATACGTCAGCATTCTTCAAAAGTTGCAAGACATTTTCCTCACAGAAGCTCAAAAGAGGGTATTCTTAAGAAGGACTCCTCCTGCGTTTGGCAATATATTCAGAGGGTATGATGGGTTGGTTTATACGGTCAATAAGGGAAGCGGCGTCAACGTAAAGAAACATAGTATAAACGGGTTAAACATGCTGAAAAGGACCAAAACCAGCATCAAACTGGAAGACCCGGCTGACCTTTATGTTTGTGAAGATGGCAGAATATATGTGTTACAGGGAAATGGGCTTATCACTGAATTGACCAATGAGGGGAATCTTATTTGTACATTTGGTGGAAATTCAGAGAAGACCGATAGGGTGGGGTTGTTTGAGGTACCTAGGGGTATAGCGGTTGATAAAAATGACAATGTGTACGTATTGGACGAACAAAAAGGATTAATTCAAGTTTTTACACCTACTCCTATTCAATTAAATATTCACAAAGCAATAGATAAGTATAACAATGGCTTATATTCTGAAAGCAAGAAGCTGTGGGAGGAAGTATTGAGGTTTAACAATACTTCTTTCCTCGCCCATTTGTATATGGGAAGAATATATATGCAGGAAATGAATTACAGGGAAGCCCTTGAACACTTTAAAATAGCAGGGGTTAAGGACGAGTATTCGGCTGCTTTCTGGGAAATCAGGTATATTTGGCTGCAGGAACATCTTGGAAAAGTACTGGTGGTATTTTTGTGCCTCTTTATAGTAGGCAATGTAATTAAAGCAGTAAACAAGAAGAGAAACTTGGTTCGATTAGTTAAAACTTGGAAAGAAAGAGCGTTGAGACATAAGCTGATATTTGATATCGTGAATTTAAAATATGCACTGTATCATCCTATTGATAATGCTTATGATGTAAAGGTGGGTAAGAGAGGGTCGATTTTAGCAGCCACTATCATATACACAATGCTGTTTATTCTGTTGGTCTTAAGACAGACAGCAAGCGGGTATATCTTCTCGGTTGATGTTAAGGAATACTCTGTAATTAACACTTTAATTGCTTATGTGTTGACAATAGGGCTGTTTATAGTATGTAACTATTTGGTAGGGTTAATTCATGATGGAAATGGTACGCTAAGGTCTTTGTATATCGGTACTGCTTACAGCTTTGCGCCGGCAATTATGTTGATGCCCTTTGTTATTTTGCTTAGCAATGTGGCTACTATCAATGAAAGCTTTTTTATCTCTGGCGTGACTGATATTATAATCTGCTGGTGTGCCGTAAACATTTTCTTGATGATTGCTGAAATGCACGAGTATGAGTTTAGCAAGGCGATTTCAAATGTGCTTGTTACGTTATTTTGTATGGCAGTAGTTATTTTGGCGGCTTCGATGTTTTATTTGTTCTTGCGGCAGGTGTGGAACTTTGTGGTGGAGCTGGTTATGGAGGTGTTGATTCGTGCCAAGACGTATTAG
- a CDS encoding DUF5696 domain-containing protein, whose translation MPRRISVILALVALASSLLCLHALGDNSIQGSEVPRGINKIEKMDSRVPMADPGGMARGADITSQDVLIASNDRLELYLNEKDLIVKVKDKSNGYVWSSAAPKDKMQSLNFEWQRIATSLLTVEYINPSGSISRSPLKHSNAKKPKISIDKNGFSAEVEFYEAKIALTVRVELTDLGIKVTVPDESIVEKGKNILHKLYIMPFFGAAYRDEFPGYVLIPDGCGALIRFSKPRPYISSYVERIYGPDLGMKRPPVKTSITRQTDKERLTMPVFGVAHGGKQNAFLAVITSGEPYAEINVNPANSIIDYTWVCAAFIYREQYIQPISKTGGSVFTALQPHKNAVNATIEYIFLSGEDADYVGMAKAYRQKLYKEGILTKSTAEGSHIKLLIEALMAEPYKGFIGNRLGVMTRLVDVERWIRELYDEGINSMSVVLWGYEKGGVNGHRLTETAVDPAVGSLKDVKRLSDYLNSNNGELLLKKEIFSGYEHQIDKSKLAYHIDGGVIEKIDATMPMFQRTYYQSMRGVREVLDSLEKYPYFMKNIAFSGLASNLFSDFKRGNVTLRHQIEKQIDEMFKMSSDSLNEIAVYDPNIYAVKYANKIFDVPMQHSQFAFETDMVPFMQIVLSGSKEYYAPPLNFGVNSIDDVLRLIDYGAYPSYVLTEEYSNKLASTNLNYIYSSRYNDWKDYIIATYKMVDNILSKVKGKAITKRTVPENGIVLVEYEDGTTIAINYTDKDWKYNNEIVEGKSARIIGMGVK comes from the coding sequence GTGCCAAGACGTATTAGTGTAATCCTGGCATTGGTGGCTTTGGCAAGCAGTCTGTTATGCCTTCACGCTTTAGGGGACAATTCTATACAAGGTTCTGAAGTACCAAGGGGAATAAATAAAATTGAGAAGATGGACTCAAGGGTTCCAATGGCTGACCCTGGTGGAATGGCACGAGGTGCCGATATTACCTCGCAGGATGTGCTGATTGCCAGCAACGATAGGTTAGAGCTTTATTTGAATGAAAAAGACTTGATTGTCAAAGTTAAAGATAAATCAAATGGCTATGTATGGTCCAGTGCGGCTCCCAAGGATAAAATGCAATCTTTAAATTTTGAGTGGCAAAGGATTGCTACCTCCCTTTTGACGGTTGAATATATAAATCCGTCAGGGTCTATAAGCCGTTCACCGCTTAAGCACAGTAACGCCAAGAAGCCTAAAATTAGCATAGACAAAAATGGCTTTTCTGCTGAAGTGGAATTTTACGAGGCCAAGATTGCTCTGACTGTTCGCGTGGAATTGACAGATTTGGGAATTAAAGTAACGGTGCCAGACGAGAGTATCGTTGAAAAAGGCAAAAACATACTTCACAAGTTGTATATTATGCCTTTCTTTGGGGCTGCTTACAGAGATGAGTTTCCAGGCTATGTATTAATACCCGATGGTTGCGGTGCTTTGATTAGATTTTCAAAACCAAGGCCTTATATATCGTCGTATGTTGAGCGGATTTATGGCCCTGATTTAGGTATGAAACGGCCTCCAGTGAAGACATCAATTACTAGGCAAACCGATAAAGAGAGGCTTACCATGCCGGTATTTGGAGTTGCTCATGGAGGCAAACAAAATGCCTTTTTGGCTGTAATTACCAGTGGAGAACCATATGCTGAAATAAACGTGAACCCGGCCAATTCTATTATTGACTACACTTGGGTGTGTGCGGCGTTTATTTATAGGGAACAGTATATACAGCCAATAAGCAAAACAGGCGGAAGCGTTTTTACTGCTTTGCAACCCCATAAAAACGCTGTGAATGCTACAATAGAGTACATCTTCTTATCGGGTGAAGACGCTGACTATGTGGGTATGGCAAAGGCTTACAGGCAAAAACTCTACAAAGAGGGAATTTTAACTAAATCGACAGCTGAAGGCTCTCATATTAAGTTACTGATAGAGGCGTTAATGGCTGAACCCTATAAGGGATTTATTGGGAATCGCCTAGGCGTTATGACACGATTGGTTGACGTTGAACGGTGGATAAGAGAACTTTATGATGAAGGCATAAATTCTATGTCTGTAGTATTGTGGGGTTACGAGAAAGGAGGCGTTAATGGTCATAGGTTAACAGAAACGGCAGTAGACCCTGCAGTAGGCAGCCTAAAAGATGTAAAGCGTTTAAGCGATTATCTTAACTCTAACAACGGTGAGCTGTTGTTGAAAAAGGAGATATTTAGCGGTTATGAGCATCAAATAGATAAAAGCAAATTGGCTTATCATATAGATGGCGGGGTAATAGAAAAAATAGATGCCACTATGCCCATGTTCCAACGGACATACTATCAAAGCATGCGAGGGGTACGTGAAGTACTTGATTCACTTGAAAAATATCCATATTTTATGAAAAATATAGCGTTCAGCGGGTTAGCCTCTAATCTGTTTTCTGACTTTAAAAGAGGAAATGTTACTTTACGGCATCAAATAGAAAAACAGATAGATGAAATGTTTAAAATGTCAAGTGATAGCCTTAATGAAATTGCAGTGTATGACCCTAACATATATGCTGTGAAATATGCCAACAAGATTTTTGATGTACCTATGCAGCATTCACAGTTTGCTTTTGAAACTGACATGGTACCGTTTATGCAAATAGTTTTAAGCGGCAGTAAAGAGTATTATGCTCCTCCTTTAAATTTTGGAGTTAACTCCATTGATGATGTTTTAAGGTTGATCGATTACGGGGCATATCCATCATATGTTTTAACTGAGGAGTATTCAAATAAGCTGGCATCCACGAATTTAAATTATATATATTCGTCAAGGTATAATGATTGGAAAGATTATATAATTGCAACCTATAAGATGGTGGATAATATATTATCGAAAGTTAAGGGAAAAGCCATTACAAAAAGAACAGTACCTGAAAACGGCATAGTGCTGGTTGAATATGAGGATGGTACAACGATAGCAATCAATTATACTGACAAAGATTGGAAATATAACAATGAGATTGTTGAAGGAAAATCTGCAAGAATTATAGGCATGGGTGTAAAATAA
- a CDS encoding ABC transporter permease subunit, with amino-acid sequence MNAGYLVNKVRRYLIVAKKHGLIFRIIVYLLMIGIGFVFVYPLLIMLAESMKDVYDIVNPLVKWIPTKIYFSNFIRAWNVLGGFDVLLTSSFYMLLIAACQTISSALIGYGFAKFSFKFKRVLFFLVICTFIIPDQVTFMPKYLMFKSYGMLRTIFPFLVPALFGQDIRNTIFILIFYQFFKMIPKSLDEAAQIDGAGFVKIFAGINLPLAIPAIVVVFVFSFVWHWNETYLADLYFETAIRTFPLTLQRFTEYFAKLYPVSESANPLLRLNESVRMAGTLLCIVPLVILYAFLERYLIESLDKVGITGE; translated from the coding sequence GTGAACGCAGGATATTTGGTAAATAAAGTAAGGAGGTATTTGATTGTAGCTAAAAAACACGGGTTAATTTTTAGAATTATTGTGTATTTACTGATGATAGGTATAGGATTTGTCTTCGTATATCCATTGCTAATTATGCTTGCCGAAAGCATGAAGGATGTGTATGACATTGTAAATCCGCTTGTAAAATGGATACCTACTAAAATATATTTCAGCAACTTCATTAGGGCATGGAATGTCCTGGGTGGATTTGATGTATTGTTGACTTCTAGTTTTTATATGTTACTTATTGCGGCTTGTCAAACTATTTCCTCAGCGCTGATAGGATACGGCTTTGCCAAGTTTAGCTTTAAGTTTAAAAGAGTCCTGTTTTTCCTTGTGATATGTACCTTTATAATTCCTGATCAGGTAACCTTCATGCCTAAATACTTGATGTTTAAGTCTTACGGGATGCTAAGGACCATATTTCCTTTTCTTGTGCCCGCATTATTTGGACAGGATATAAGAAACACAATATTTATTCTCATATTTTATCAATTTTTTAAAATGATTCCTAAATCGTTGGATGAGGCTGCACAAATAGACGGTGCTGGATTTGTTAAAATCTTTGCTGGTATAAATCTGCCGCTAGCTATCCCTGCTATAGTTGTCGTATTTGTCTTTTCATTTGTCTGGCACTGGAACGAGACATATTTGGCTGATTTGTATTTCGAGACAGCTATAAGGACATTCCCATTGACGCTGCAGAGATTTACTGAGTATTTTGCAAAACTCTATCCGGTGTCAGAGTCTGCTAATCCTCTATTGAGGTTGAATGAAAGCGTGCGCATGGCGGGAACGCTACTGTGCATAGTGCCTCTAGTAATTCTCTATGCATTTCTTGAAAGGTATTTGATTGAAAGTCTGGATAAAGTTGGTATAACAGGAGAATAA
- a CDS encoding carbohydrate ABC transporter permease yields MSLRTKEQLIGLGFVSPWIIGFIVFMIYPIFNTILYSFSEVRFLLNAVQTTFVGFFNYTDVLLKDPDFKLALPQYFMQLLLFVPMVVIFSLMLSLLLNSKLKGRSFFRALFFLPVIIMSGPVVDNLKSMNAITLQGLFNFPVYKFIAQYLPSFVSVPILYVFNNAVLILWHTGVQTLIFLSALQKIDRSMFEASMVDGASSWQQFWKLTLPVLRPFIFLNIIYTVMDVSMSTLNPIIVQIKLAMFNIRKGFGFAAAASWIYFIIILFAVMLAYLLFGREKE; encoded by the coding sequence ATGAGTTTGAGGACTAAAGAGCAGTTGATAGGGTTGGGCTTTGTATCGCCGTGGATTATCGGTTTTATAGTATTTATGATATATCCAATATTTAATACCATATTATATAGTTTTAGCGAAGTTAGATTTTTATTGAATGCTGTTCAGACTACCTTTGTTGGTTTTTTTAACTACACTGATGTGCTGTTGAAGGACCCTGACTTTAAATTGGCGTTGCCTCAATATTTTATGCAATTGCTGTTATTTGTTCCCATGGTGGTAATATTTTCGTTGATGTTATCGCTGTTGTTAAATAGCAAATTAAAAGGGCGCAGCTTTTTTAGGGCTTTGTTTTTCTTGCCGGTCATAATAATGAGTGGGCCTGTGGTTGATAACTTGAAATCCATGAATGCCATTACCCTTCAAGGGCTATTTAATTTTCCTGTTTATAAATTCATTGCTCAATATTTGCCCAGTTTTGTTTCGGTACCCATACTCTATGTTTTTAATAATGCGGTTTTAATATTATGGCATACAGGTGTGCAAACTCTTATTTTTCTATCAGCATTGCAGAAAATTGATAGGAGCATGTTTGAGGCTTCTATGGTGGATGGAGCCTCAAGTTGGCAACAGTTTTGGAAGTTAACACTACCAGTATTAAGGCCGTTTATCTTTTTGAACATTATTTACACTGTAATGGATGTTTCAATGTCAACGCTCAATCCAATAATCGTTCAAATTAAATTAGCCATGTTCAACATTAGGAAAGGGTTTGGGTTTGCTGCTGCAGCTTCATGGATCTATTTTATTATAATTTTGTTTGCTGTAATGCTTGCATACTTGTTGTTTGGTAGAGAAAAAGAGTAG